From the Methanoculleus caldifontis genome, the window AGCGGCGGCCTCCGGTTCCGCTCGATCAGGTAGAAATCATCCTTCTGCTTGAGGATCAACTCGTCAAGCGTGATGAAGTAGAATTTTGCACAGTTCCCTTCAATCCCGCGAAGGGTATCGGCAGAGTCACACCCTTCTATCTTTAAGAGGTTCTCGATCAGCAGGGCATCCACTGTTCGGACCCTGTCGCAATCGATGACGGCGCCGTGGTCGCGGGCGCCACGGCCAAGCACCGTCCGGCAGTTCACGATCTTGCCGATGATAAAGGACTTTGCGATCTCCAGTGACGCGTCGCAACAATCCGCTCTCCGGTACTGAGTCCGCCGCAGCAGAACATTGCCGCGTACCCTCCCGTTGACCCGTGCCAGGAACTTTCCGGACGGCGTTAAAAACGACAGGCCGACGTTGTTATCCGAACAAAGCCGCATCAGGTGGGGGCTCGCCCCCATATACCCAAAACAGACGATCCCCTCAAGGTTGTGAATCGGGATGCGGAATCTCTCCTCGTTCTCGACCCTGACGATGACGTTCTCCCCCTCGCGGGTGAGGTAGGATTCCGGCGTGGTCACGTACAGCGTGTTCAGTAGTTTCCTCATGTACAGCGTTTCCTGACGAAAGAGATCGACCTTCTGCGATATTCGTGCCGCTATACTCTCCTCAATGCTCAAACGTCCTTTGAGCAGGCCTCTTTCACATGTTTTCGCACATATTTGCCGACGGAGAGGGTCTTCTTCGTCAGCTTCGGCATGCAGATGTTCTGAAGGGAACAGAGATTGCACTTCCGGGAGACATCGGCAGGGGGCGTTACGCCCTTTTTGAATAGATCGTGCATCTCCTCCGACAACGAGCGGACCCGCTCTCTCAGTTCGGCGGATAACGAGAGCGGCACTCTCCGCCGGATCTCGTTGTAGTAGAAGTCGCCCCGCCCAACCCGAACGCCGAACATCTCCTCAAGGCAGATCGCCTGAGCGCACAGCTGGACCTCGTCACGCTCATCGGTCTTCGGTTTCCCTCGCTTGTACTCCACCGGTCTCATCGTCCAGAGGCCTTCGTGGCCCGGAAGGGATATGCCGTCCCCGGAGCGGATGTACTCGACCACGTCGGCCACGCCGTAGAGGCCGAGTGTATGCGAGACGAGGGGAAACGCCCGCGAGATGACGATATCCCCGCGGCTCTCGGTGAAGAACGGGTCATCTACCCGCTGGTGGATCAGGTGGCCCTCCGCCGTCCGGAGGTTCTCCTCCCACTGGCGCTCGACATGGATGAGTGCCCACTGCCGCGGGCAAAAACAGATGTGCTGGATGCCCGACAACGCAAGCAGTTCGTCATCGGGATACCTTACATTCCTCATAACTTTTCGATGACCTCAACCCCGGCGGGCACATCTTTGTCAACGGCAACCCGGTAATCGCCGAATGATCGCGGGGGCATATCCCCGGAGACGCGTTCCACCCTGACCTTGTCGAA encodes:
- the cas1c gene encoding type I-C CRISPR-associated endonuclease Cas1c — encoded protein: MRKLLNTLYVTTPESYLTREGENVIVRVENEERFRIPIHNLEGIVCFGYMGASPHLMRLCSDNNVGLSFLTPSGKFLARVNGRVRGNVLLRRTQYRRADCCDASLEIAKSFIIGKIVNCRTVLGRGARDHGAVIDCDRVRTVDALLIENLLKIEGCDSADTLRGIEGNCAKFYFITLDELILKQKDDFYLIERNRRPPLDNMNALLSFLYTLLAHDVESALETVGLDPYVGFFHTDRPGRASLALDMMEELRPFLADRLALNLVNMKQVSAGDFLKKENGGVILTENGRKAVIGAWQKRKQDTITHPYLNEKISIGLLPYVQAMLMARFLRGDIDGYPPYFMN
- the cas4 gene encoding CRISPR-associated protein Cas4 yields the protein MRNVRYPDDELLALSGIQHICFCPRQWALIHVERQWEENLRTAEGHLIHQRVDDPFFTESRGDIVISRAFPLVSHTLGLYGVADVVEYIRSGDGISLPGHEGLWTMRPVEYKRGKPKTDERDEVQLCAQAICLEEMFGVRVGRGDFYYNEIRRRVPLSLSAELRERVRSLSEEMHDLFKKGVTPPADVSRKCNLCSLQNICMPKLTKKTLSVGKYVRKHVKEACSKDV